In one Vanacampus margaritifer isolate UIUO_Vmar chromosome 11, RoL_Vmar_1.0, whole genome shotgun sequence genomic region, the following are encoded:
- the LOC144060249 gene encoding uncharacterized protein LOC144060249 isoform X1, whose protein sequence is MWVLKKLKDPSIHPFPKDIINASCPFSCQACRRSLKSLSCQVCRRSLKSLSCHVCRRSLKSLSCHVCRRSLKSLSCHVCHVRPKSPCHVCHRCSQSPCHVCRCPKSPNHVCRCPKSPNHVCRCPKSPNHVCRCPKSPNHVCQYPKSPNHVCRCPKSPNHICRCPKSPNHVCRRSLRSPSHVCRRSLRSASHVCRLHGSLKPPRLVGRLHGSLKPLRLVGRLHGSLKPPGLGRSRAGSLRLFHGGVRPMGVDRKITSHGRSVPVWLPGRPPDRRHRAPFVWRPGRPLDWPDGCARFLPPCPPPPALFLNFFLGTSGSRPSTEGLCHV, encoded by the coding sequence cctcatgtcccttttCCTGCCAGgcctgccgccgcagcctcaagtccctatcctgccaggtctgccgccgcagcctcaagtccctatcctgccatgtctgccgccgcagcctcaagtccctatcgtgccacgtctgccgccgcagcctcaagtccctatcgtgccacgtctgccacgtccgccccaagtccccgtgccacgtctgccaccgctgcTCCCAGTCCCCGTGCCACGTCTGCCGAtgtcccaagtccccgaaccacgtctgccgatgtcccaagtccccgaaccacgtctgccgatgtcccaagtccccgaaccacgtctgccgatgtcccaagtccccgaaccacgtctgccaatatcccaagtccccgaaccacgtctgccgctgtcccaagtccccgaaccacatCTGCCGAtgtcccaagtccccgaaccacgtctgccgccgcagcctcaggtccccgagccacgtctgccgccgcagcctcaggtccgcgagccacgtctgccgcctccacggcagcctcaagcccccgcgcctcgtcggccgcctccacggcagcctcaagcccctgcgcctcgtcggccgcctccatgGCAGCCTCAAGCCCCCGGGcctcggccgctctcgtgcggggtctcttcgcctcttccatggcggcgtcaggcccatgggggtggacaggaAGATTACGTCCCACGGCCGTTCTGTTCCGGTGTGGCTTCCGGGGCGCCCTCCGGACCGGCGCCACCGGGCTCCCTTCGTCTGGCGTCCAGGACGCCCCCTGGATTGGCCTGATGGATGTGCCAGGTTCCTGCCTCCGTgcccccctccgcccgccctgtttttgaactttttcttagggacgtctggaagccgtccctcgacggaggggttatgtcatgtttag
- the LOC144060249 gene encoding uncharacterized protein LOC144060249 isoform X2 — MWVLKKLKDPSIHPFPKDIINASCPFSCQACRRSLKSLSCQVCRRSLKSLSCHVCRRSLKSLSCHVCRRSLKSLSCHVCHVRPKSPCHVCHRCSQSPCHVCRCPKSPNHVCRCPKSPNHVCRCPKSPNHVCRCPKSPNHVCQYPKSPNHVCRCPKSPNHICRCPKSPNHVCRRSLRSASHVCRLHGSLKPPRLVGRLHGSLKPLRLVGRLHGSLKPPGLGRSRAGSLRLFHGGVRPMGVDRKITSHGRSVPVWLPGRPPDRRHRAPFVWRPGRPLDWPDGCARFLPPCPPPPALFLNFFLGTSGSRPSTEGLCHV, encoded by the exons cctcatgtcccttttCCTGCCAGgcctgccgccgcagcctcaagtccctatcctgccaggtctgccgccgcagcctcaagtccctatcctgccatgtctgccgccgcagcctcaagtccctatcgtgccacgtctgccgccgcagcctcaagtccctatcgtgccacgtctgccacgtccgccccaagtccccgtgccacgtctgccaccgctgcTCCCAGTCCCCGTGCCACGTCTGCCGAtgtcccaagtccccgaaccacgtctgccgatgtcccaagtccccgaaccacgtctgccgatgtcccaagtccccgaaccacgtctgccgatgtcccaagtccccgaaccacgtctgccaatatcccaagtccccgaaccacgtctgccgctgtcccaagtccccgaaccacatCTGCCGAtgtcccaagtccccgaaccacgtctgccgccgcagcctcag gtccgcgagccacgtctgccgcctccacggcagcctcaagcccccgcgcctcgtcggccgcctccacggcagcctcaagcccctgcgcctcgtcggccgcctccatgGCAGCCTCAAGCCCCCGGGcctcggccgctctcgtgcggggtctcttcgcctcttccatggcggcgtcaggcccatgggggtggacaggaAGATTACGTCCCACGGCCGTTCTGTTCCGGTGTGGCTTCCGGGGCGCCCTCCGGACCGGCGCCACCGGGCTCCCTTCGTCTGGCGTCCAGGACGCCCCCTGGATTGGCCTGATGGATGTGCCAGGTTCCTGCCTCCGTgcccccctccgcccgccctgtttttgaactttttcttagggacgtctggaagccgtccctcgacggaggggttatgtcatgtttag